Proteins from one Microbacterium proteolyticum genomic window:
- a CDS encoding glycosyltransferase encodes MTGQLDADAVVLTSRFAPERDGGYAVAVLSRLLTLRSAGARHPLLLTLDVGSSGDRERAVEYAHAHGVPAGSFTMRNLFDEAVRDPSWLRARAFPGGPTPGVAYREVRDDRGALVVSLPVIADAAWHLSKANVVVHGGAGDRVLPGFAALYVAWLSHVAEGLRDAAGDAERRLVVICESRQVGETLDRWRDPRVRIVHTVHNSHLAHPSDASAPVRDEGWRRWLDALDGFDLVLWPTRAQAREVDERFPHRVRSATVPSAILPRRTRRVPSRRRDDVVVMACRLVEQKRVDLAIRAWEEVVRSRPGARLEVYGDGPLREHLRAMIRERGLDEAIRLRGHDDDVRAAMAKARVFLSTSAFEGQGLAIVEALSAGVPVVSTDVRYGPAEVIGDGGILVPAGDVAGIAAAVVSLLGDDARWTRTSERARRAAARFMPETVGAQLRRELEATLAEPATRLCALADS; translated from the coding sequence ATGACCGGACAGCTCGACGCCGACGCAGTGGTACTCACCAGCCGATTCGCGCCCGAACGCGACGGGGGCTACGCGGTGGCGGTGCTCTCGCGGCTGCTCACCCTGCGCAGCGCGGGCGCGCGGCATCCCCTGCTCCTCACCCTGGACGTCGGTTCGTCGGGCGACCGCGAGCGCGCCGTCGAGTACGCGCACGCGCACGGGGTGCCGGCGGGATCCTTCACGATGCGCAATCTCTTCGACGAGGCCGTTCGGGATCCGAGCTGGCTGCGCGCACGGGCCTTCCCCGGTGGACCGACGCCGGGCGTGGCCTACCGCGAGGTCCGCGACGACCGCGGTGCGCTCGTCGTGTCGCTCCCGGTCATCGCCGACGCGGCCTGGCACCTGTCCAAGGCGAACGTGGTGGTGCACGGGGGAGCGGGCGACCGGGTCCTTCCCGGCTTCGCGGCGTTGTACGTCGCATGGCTCTCGCACGTGGCCGAAGGCCTGCGCGACGCGGCGGGTGATGCCGAGCGTCGCCTGGTCGTGATCTGCGAGTCCCGGCAGGTCGGAGAGACGCTGGATCGGTGGCGCGACCCTCGGGTGCGCATCGTCCACACCGTCCACAACTCCCACCTCGCCCACCCGTCCGATGCCTCGGCGCCGGTACGCGACGAGGGATGGCGACGATGGCTGGACGCGCTCGACGGTTTCGACCTGGTGCTCTGGCCCACCCGAGCCCAGGCGCGAGAGGTCGACGAGCGATTCCCGCACCGGGTGCGCTCCGCCACGGTGCCCTCGGCGATCCTGCCGCGCCGTACGCGCCGGGTCCCGTCACGGCGTCGTGACGACGTGGTGGTCATGGCGTGCCGGCTGGTCGAGCAGAAGCGCGTCGACCTCGCCATCCGCGCCTGGGAGGAGGTCGTGCGATCGCGACCGGGCGCCCGCCTGGAGGTGTACGGCGACGGCCCGTTGCGCGAGCACCTCCGCGCGATGATCCGCGAGCGCGGGTTGGACGAGGCGATCCGTCTGCGCGGTCACGACGACGATGTGCGCGCGGCGATGGCGAAGGCGCGCGTGTTCCTGTCGACCAGCGCGTTCGAAGGGCAGGGGCTCGCGATCGTCGAGGCGCTGTCCGCAGGTGTGCCGGTCGTGTCGACCGACGTGCGCTACGGGCCGGCCGAGGTGATCGGCGACGGCGGGATCCTCGTCCCGGCGGGAGACGTCGCCGGGATCGCCGCGGCCGTGGTGTCGCTCCTCGGCGACGATGCCCGCTGGACGCGGACGTCGGAGCGGGCGCGTCGGGCCGCCGCGCGGTTCATGCCCGAGACGGTGGGGGCACAGCTGCGTAGGGAGCTCGAGGCAACACTCGCGGAGCCGGCGACACGGCTCTGCGCGCTCGCCGACTCCTGA
- a CDS encoding 3,4-dioxygenase subunit beta, with product MTRIPEPDQTPLGPAYEGRLLDRPDDEVVDQGASFDMRTLVSRRNVLGIVGLGAGAVALAACAPQTAASTATATATATPSATATATASATPTATAAAAAYASEEIPQETNGPYPADGTNGVDVLNQSGIVRSDIRSSLDGGATAEGVPLTFTFTLSDLANGNAAYAGAAVYVWHCDAAGLYSMYSDAVIDETYLRGIQVADAQGQVTFTTIVPGCYTGRWTHIHFEVYPDAASATNVSNQIATSQVAFPQDMLDAVYALDTYPGSARNLAQIGSLSNDNVFSDGWDLEMGTFTGDPSTGYVGTLAVAIDATTQASVSSPGGGGGSRP from the coding sequence ATGACCCGCATCCCCGAACCCGACCAGACCCCCCTCGGCCCCGCCTACGAGGGCCGACTTCTCGACCGACCCGACGACGAGGTCGTCGACCAGGGCGCGTCCTTCGACATGCGCACCCTCGTCAGCCGCCGGAACGTCCTCGGCATCGTCGGACTCGGCGCCGGCGCGGTCGCGCTGGCCGCGTGCGCGCCGCAGACCGCGGCATCCACCGCGACGGCCACGGCCACCGCCACCCCGTCCGCCACGGCGACGGCCACCGCCTCGGCGACTCCGACGGCGACCGCGGCCGCCGCGGCGTACGCGTCCGAGGAGATCCCGCAGGAGACGAACGGCCCCTACCCCGCCGACGGCACCAACGGCGTCGACGTGCTGAACCAGTCCGGCATCGTCCGCAGCGACATCCGCTCGAGCCTCGACGGCGGCGCGACCGCCGAGGGCGTGCCGCTGACGTTCACCTTCACCCTCAGCGACCTGGCCAACGGCAACGCCGCGTACGCGGGCGCCGCGGTGTACGTGTGGCACTGCGACGCGGCCGGCCTGTACTCGATGTACTCCGACGCGGTCATCGACGAGACCTACCTCCGTGGCATCCAGGTGGCCGACGCGCAGGGCCAAGTGACCTTCACCACCATCGTCCCCGGGTGCTACACCGGGCGGTGGACGCACATCCACTTCGAGGTGTACCCGGATGCCGCCTCGGCGACGAACGTGTCGAACCAGATCGCGACCTCGCAGGTGGCGTTCCCGCAGGACATGCTCGACGCGGTCTACGCCCTCGACACCTACCCCGGCTCGGCGCGCAACCTCGCCCAGATCGGCAGCCTCTCCAACGACAACGTCTTCTCCGACGGGTGGGACCTCGAGATGGGCACCTTCACCGGCGACCCCTCGACCGGCTACGTCGGCACCCTCGCGGTCGCGATCGACGCGACCACCCAGGCCAGCGTGTCCTCGCCCGGCGGCGGCGGCGGATCCCGTCCCTGA
- a CDS encoding GtrA family protein codes for MFVLIPAFEPGPALPGLVADLRRADPDLDVLVVDDGSGPAFAEVFAGAREAGARVVTHEANRGKGAALKTGLADIAVHFPDADVVTADADGQHTPSDVLRVADALREDAGRGRSALVLGVRDFGGDVPLRSRVGNAVARSLFRVATGRRVTDTQTGLRGIPADRIPWVLGIPGEGFEYEQRVLLRLAPDGVAVREVPIATVYLARNASSHFRPVRDSLRVLMPVLLFASSSLAAFVVDTIALFVLDLVTGWLVPSIVAARILSATVNFVVNRRVVFRARDQAVTGQAVRYGVLALALLASNIAWMSFLTENGLALLPAKVVTEGVLFVLSYGVQRALVFPRADAAPPARTVRADTAPLVTADPDAMTTTPITGRIR; via the coding sequence GTGTTCGTCCTGATCCCCGCCTTCGAGCCCGGCCCCGCGCTCCCCGGACTGGTCGCCGATCTGCGGCGCGCCGATCCCGATCTCGACGTCCTCGTCGTCGACGACGGGAGCGGCCCGGCGTTCGCCGAGGTGTTCGCGGGCGCGCGGGAGGCGGGCGCCCGCGTCGTGACGCACGAGGCCAATCGCGGCAAGGGCGCGGCCCTGAAGACCGGGCTGGCCGACATCGCCGTCCACTTCCCGGATGCCGATGTCGTCACGGCCGACGCCGACGGCCAGCACACGCCGTCCGACGTGCTCCGCGTGGCCGACGCGCTTCGCGAGGACGCCGGGCGCGGTCGAAGTGCGCTCGTCCTCGGGGTCCGGGATTTCGGCGGCGACGTGCCGCTGCGCAGCCGGGTCGGCAACGCGGTCGCGCGGAGCCTGTTCCGCGTCGCCACGGGGCGCCGCGTGACCGACACGCAGACGGGCCTGCGCGGCATCCCCGCCGACCGGATCCCCTGGGTCCTCGGCATCCCGGGGGAAGGGTTCGAGTACGAGCAACGGGTGCTCCTGCGTCTGGCGCCCGACGGGGTGGCGGTGCGGGAGGTGCCGATCGCGACGGTGTATCTCGCGCGCAACGCCTCCAGCCACTTCCGTCCCGTGCGGGATTCGCTGCGGGTGCTGATGCCGGTGCTGCTGTTCGCCTCGTCGTCGCTCGCGGCGTTCGTCGTCGACACGATCGCCCTCTTCGTCCTCGACCTCGTGACGGGGTGGCTGGTGCCCTCGATCGTCGCCGCCCGCATCCTCTCGGCGACCGTGAACTTCGTCGTCAACCGCCGCGTGGTCTTCCGCGCCCGTGACCAGGCGGTGACGGGTCAGGCCGTCCGTTACGGCGTGCTGGCGCTGGCGCTCCTGGCCTCGAACATCGCGTGGATGTCCTTCCTCACCGAGAACGGGCTCGCCCTGCTTCCGGCGAAGGTCGTCACCGAGGGCGTCCTCTTCGTCTTGAGCTACGGCGTGCAACGCGCGCTCGTCTTCCCCCGCGCGGATGCCGCGCCGCCCGCCCGCACCGTCCGCGCCGACACGGCCCCCCTCGTGACCGCGGATCCGGATGCCATGACCACCACACCCATCACAGGGAGAATCCGATGA
- a CDS encoding twin-arginine translocase TatA/TatE family subunit: MLQNLTGWHALLILAVVVLIFGAAKLPALARSVGQSMRILKQESEADRSPAPETTAITSVADAAPRTAEADAVPQRSGA; the protein is encoded by the coding sequence ATGTTGCAGAACCTCACGGGCTGGCACGCCCTCCTCATCCTCGCGGTCGTCGTGCTGATCTTCGGCGCCGCGAAGCTCCCCGCCCTCGCACGCAGCGTCGGCCAGTCGATGCGCATCCTCAAGCAGGAATCCGAGGCAGACCGCTCCCCCGCGCCGGAGACGACCGCCATCACGTCGGTCGCCGACGCCGCACCGCGCACGGCCGAGGCCGACGCCGTTCCGCAGAGGTCCGGCGCATGA
- a CDS encoding polyphosphate polymerase domain-containing protein, with the protein MSARERVGAALDVLPPVSLEELTEDAALLTRVDRKYLVPLAAAGELLEELGRRADAPRVLEIDARREMAYRSVYFDTPDLLSFRLAAHGRRRRFKLRTRSYLDTGSTFLEMKTRGARGATQKDRDAYPAAVPDRLTAAARDEVALALDAIGIPATRADDLDSRLQTRYRRATLLLPGDGGAPSSRATVDLDLEWIDAIGGGFTLPRFAIVETKSPGRAGRLDRALWRAGHRPARISKYATGLAALHQDLPRNRWARVLAGPLASAVPTPDPDRKDAPCAAA; encoded by the coding sequence ATGAGCGCCCGAGAGCGCGTCGGCGCTGCGCTGGATGTCCTGCCGCCGGTGTCGCTCGAAGAACTCACCGAGGATGCCGCTCTGCTCACGCGCGTGGATCGCAAGTACCTCGTGCCCCTCGCCGCCGCGGGGGAGCTGCTCGAGGAGCTCGGTCGGAGGGCGGACGCGCCGCGGGTTCTCGAGATCGACGCCCGGCGCGAGATGGCGTACCGGTCGGTGTACTTCGACACCCCCGACCTGCTCAGTTTCCGGCTCGCCGCGCACGGGCGCCGGCGGCGGTTCAAGCTGCGCACGCGTTCGTACCTGGACACCGGGTCGACGTTCCTCGAGATGAAGACGCGGGGAGCGCGGGGCGCGACGCAGAAGGATCGCGACGCCTACCCGGCGGCCGTGCCCGACCGTCTCACGGCGGCGGCGCGCGACGAGGTCGCTCTCGCCCTGGATGCCATCGGCATCCCCGCCACGCGCGCCGACGACCTCGACTCCCGCCTTCAGACCCGATACCGGCGAGCGACCCTGCTCCTGCCCGGTGACGGGGGAGCGCCGTCCTCCCGGGCCACCGTCGACCTCGACCTCGAGTGGATCGATGCGATCGGCGGCGGGTTCACCCTGCCCCGCTTCGCGATCGTGGAGACCAAGTCGCCGGGGCGCGCCGGACGCCTCGACCGTGCGCTGTGGCGCGCGGGTCACCGGCCGGCGCGTATCAGCAAGTACGCCACGGGCCTCGCCGCCCTGCATCAGGATCTGCCCCGCAATCGCTGGGCGAGGGTGCTCGCGGGTCCCCTCGCCTCCGCCGTCCCCACTCCCGACCCCGACCGAAAGGACGCGCCATGCGCCGCCGCCTGA
- a CDS encoding sensor histidine kinase yields the protein MTRRPLTLQRALVIGASALVAIALLIMGVATLTALRAFVYDRLDEQVQGGLMMVGGQRDGGHGQFSGTDAGASPAPGPSPSSTSGSGGRGPSPRVGSLQLVVAADGSVQSSSYTQSDGTVVTLSTDQVAILQADVPTDGVPVTADLGEDLGAFRVAARDSDGSTVFSGISLADSAATTTALTTILVAVGAVTLLAAIAGLSVLVRRALRPLDRVAAVAQRVSGLSLGRGDVDIPDRVAQADTDTRTEVGRVGASLNDLLGHVQAALAARAHSENELRRFIADASHELRTPLASVRGYAQLTLSGPEPMSSTQQRSLERIESESRRMGTLVEDLLLLARLDAGQRLRVDDVELPLLAIDAVSDAQAVDREREWRLDVASDDPLTVPGDEDRLRQVVANLLRNAHTHTPPGTVVTTSIRREGDEAVLSVTDTGPGIDPVVADTLFERFARGDRARNRDAGSTGLGLSIAQAIVLAHGGSLAVRSRPGETSFTVRLPAFRSSPVTADA from the coding sequence ATGACCCGCCGGCCGCTGACGCTGCAGAGGGCCCTCGTGATCGGCGCGAGCGCCCTCGTTGCCATCGCCCTCCTGATCATGGGCGTCGCCACCCTCACGGCGCTGCGCGCCTTCGTCTACGACCGCCTCGACGAGCAGGTCCAGGGCGGTCTGATGATGGTGGGAGGACAGCGCGACGGCGGACACGGACAGTTCTCCGGCACCGACGCCGGCGCGTCTCCGGCACCGGGCCCGAGCCCCTCCAGCACGAGCGGGTCGGGCGGACGGGGGCCGTCGCCGCGCGTCGGTTCGCTCCAGCTCGTCGTCGCCGCGGACGGGAGCGTCCAGTCCTCCAGCTATACGCAATCGGACGGAACGGTCGTCACCCTCTCGACAGACCAGGTCGCGATCCTCCAGGCGGACGTCCCGACCGACGGGGTGCCCGTCACGGCGGACCTCGGCGAAGACCTCGGGGCGTTCCGCGTCGCGGCGCGGGACTCGGACGGATCGACCGTGTTCTCGGGGATCTCGCTCGCCGATTCGGCCGCGACGACGACCGCGTTGACGACCATCCTCGTCGCGGTGGGCGCGGTGACCCTGCTCGCGGCGATCGCGGGGCTGTCCGTCCTCGTCCGCCGGGCCCTGCGTCCCCTGGACCGCGTGGCCGCGGTCGCGCAGCGCGTGTCGGGACTCTCCCTCGGTCGCGGCGACGTCGACATCCCCGACCGGGTCGCCCAGGCCGACACCGACACTCGGACCGAGGTCGGACGGGTGGGCGCGTCGCTGAACGACCTGCTCGGGCACGTGCAGGCCGCGCTCGCCGCGCGGGCGCACAGCGAGAACGAGCTGCGGCGATTCATCGCGGATGCCAGCCACGAACTGCGCACGCCCCTGGCCAGCGTCCGCGGCTACGCGCAGTTGACGCTGTCGGGGCCGGAACCGATGTCGTCGACGCAGCAGCGCTCGCTCGAGCGCATCGAGTCGGAGTCGCGGCGCATGGGGACCCTCGTCGAGGACCTCCTGCTCCTCGCCCGGCTCGACGCGGGCCAGCGGCTGCGGGTGGACGACGTCGAGCTGCCGCTGCTGGCGATCGACGCCGTCAGCGACGCGCAGGCCGTCGACCGGGAGCGGGAGTGGCGGCTGGACGTCGCGTCGGACGACCCGCTGACCGTTCCGGGTGACGAGGATCGGCTGCGCCAGGTGGTCGCGAATCTGCTGCGCAACGCCCACACCCACACGCCGCCCGGGACCGTCGTGACGACCTCGATCCGCCGCGAGGGCGACGAGGCCGTGCTGAGCGTGACCGACACCGGCCCCGGGATCGACCCGGTCGTGGCCGACACCCTGTTCGAGCGCTTCGCGCGGGGGGATCGGGCGCGCAATCGCGACGCGGGGAGCACGGGACTCGGGCTCTCGATCGCGCAGGCGATCGTGCTCGCGCACGGCGGTTCGCTCGCGGTGCGGAGCCGACCGGGGGAGACGAGCTTCACCGTGCGGCTGCCCGCGTTCCGGTCCTCCCCCGTCACAGCGGACGCATAG
- a CDS encoding DUF4956 domain-containing protein yields MTTTALLLAATDLVAAVVLSAVYFHRHRRRDLVVAFLGVNVGVLAVASVLGTAEVALGLGLGLFGVLSIIRLRSSEISQREVAYYFAALAIGLICGLPHTDLATPLLLVGLIVAVLAIADHPRLLSRARHQTVHLDRAIADEAELRAELGRLLGGEVTALTVQQLDLVDDTTLVDVRYRVRPAGTPVASRVDPALGSEVRAAAPADTGFADLLGGGR; encoded by the coding sequence ATGACCACCACCGCCCTTCTGCTGGCGGCGACCGATCTCGTCGCCGCCGTCGTCCTCAGCGCCGTGTACTTCCATCGCCACCGCCGTCGCGACCTCGTGGTCGCGTTCCTCGGGGTGAACGTGGGCGTGCTCGCCGTCGCGTCCGTGCTCGGCACGGCCGAGGTCGCGCTGGGCCTCGGACTGGGGCTCTTCGGGGTGCTGTCGATCATCCGGTTGCGCTCGAGCGAGATCAGCCAGCGCGAGGTCGCCTACTATTTCGCGGCTCTGGCGATCGGCCTCATCTGCGGACTGCCCCACACCGACTTGGCGACCCCGTTGCTGTTGGTGGGACTGATCGTCGCCGTCCTGGCGATCGCCGACCACCCGCGTCTGCTGTCGCGCGCGCGGCACCAGACGGTGCACCTGGACCGGGCGATCGCCGATGAGGCGGAGCTGCGGGCGGAGCTCGGTCGTCTGCTCGGAGGCGAAGTGACCGCGCTGACGGTGCAGCAGCTGGATCTCGTGGATGACACCACGCTCGTGGACGTGCGGTACCGGGTGCGCCCCGCCGGGACTCCCGTCGCGTCGCGGGTGGATCCCGCACTGGGCTCCGAGGTGCGGGCGGCGGCGCCCGCCGACACCGGCTTCGCCGACCTCCTCGGCGGCGGGCGATGA
- a CDS encoding phosphodiester glycosidase family protein, which translates to MDNAPRFPGSPGDREPAPGTSPDPSTPAPDAPGGRQRAGGRVVTRRTVLLGGAAALVAVGGGAWWAADRFLIPHVQVADVSSYEAEHVSSAASAAADAAATATASAETTLTDTSFSDGATSIALSTVSTGSGSSALTYYVAEVTLGDATALRSAFADDQFGENIIQTTSEIAEAHGAVFAVNGDYYGFRSTGIEIRNGVVYRDEPARQGLAFFLDGHVEVYDETQTSADALVAAGVWNTLSFGPAIVENGTAVAGIDSVEIDTNVGNHSIQGDQPRTAIGVRGDNDLVFVVVDGRQSGYSDGVTLPELADILISLGATTAYNLDGGGSSTMYFNGRVVNSPSNGGERGTSDILYVAG; encoded by the coding sequence ATGGACAACGCACCCCGCTTTCCCGGATCCCCGGGCGATCGAGAGCCCGCTCCGGGCACCTCGCCCGACCCGTCGACGCCGGCCCCCGACGCCCCCGGCGGTCGGCAGCGGGCCGGCGGCCGCGTCGTCACCCGGCGCACCGTCCTCCTGGGCGGTGCGGCGGCGCTCGTCGCCGTCGGTGGCGGAGCGTGGTGGGCGGCCGACCGGTTCCTCATCCCGCACGTCCAGGTCGCCGACGTCTCGTCCTACGAGGCCGAGCACGTCAGCTCCGCGGCGAGCGCGGCCGCGGACGCCGCCGCGACCGCGACGGCCTCGGCCGAGACCACGCTGACCGACACCTCGTTCAGCGACGGCGCGACATCCATCGCCCTCTCCACCGTCTCGACCGGGTCGGGTTCGTCGGCGCTCACCTACTACGTGGCCGAGGTGACCCTGGGGGATGCCACGGCCCTGCGCTCGGCCTTCGCCGACGACCAGTTCGGCGAGAACATCATCCAGACCACGAGCGAGATCGCCGAGGCGCACGGCGCCGTGTTCGCCGTCAACGGCGACTACTACGGGTTCCGCTCGACGGGGATCGAGATCCGCAACGGCGTGGTCTACCGCGACGAGCCCGCACGTCAGGGGCTCGCGTTCTTCCTCGACGGGCACGTCGAGGTCTACGACGAGACGCAGACCTCCGCCGACGCCCTCGTCGCGGCCGGGGTGTGGAACACCCTCAGCTTCGGTCCGGCGATCGTCGAGAACGGCACGGCGGTGGCGGGGATCGACTCCGTGGAGATCGACACGAACGTCGGCAACCACTCGATCCAGGGGGATCAGCCGCGCACGGCCATCGGTGTGCGGGGCGATAACGACCTCGTGTTCGTCGTCGTCGACGGCCGTCAGTCCGGCTACAGCGACGGCGTCACGCTCCCCGAGCTCGCCGACATCCTGATCTCGCTGGGCGCCACGACGGCCTACAACCTCGACGGCGGCGGAAGCTCGACGATGTACTTCAACGGCAGGGTCGTCAACTCCCCGTCCAACGGCGGCGAGCGCGGCACGAGCGACATCCTGTACGTGGCGGGCTGA
- the tatC gene encoding twin-arginine translocase subunit TatC gives MSAATVAARAVMPLAGHAREARVRSMRAAVALVVGIIAGYALSGGILEILRDPIEQIALARNASLNYDSVSAAFDLKVKIAVVAGVILSSPVWLYELFAFVSPGLTPRERRMTAGYTTAAIVLFAGGCALGFTIFPHVVEVLTSFSSDQDNSILNASTYVDFVVKLVAATGVAFVLPVFVVLLNAVGLVSSSTIRRHWRIVVVAIVLFSALVTPAADVLSMFLVAAPMSALFAAALVITHLADRRRARRDALDRR, from the coding sequence ATGAGCGCCGCCACCGTCGCCGCACGGGCGGTGATGCCGCTCGCCGGACACGCGCGCGAAGCCCGCGTCCGCTCGATGCGCGCGGCGGTGGCACTCGTGGTCGGCATCATCGCCGGCTACGCCCTGTCGGGCGGCATCCTGGAGATCCTGCGCGACCCCATCGAGCAGATCGCGCTGGCCCGGAACGCGAGCCTCAACTACGACAGCGTCTCCGCCGCGTTCGACCTCAAGGTGAAGATCGCCGTGGTCGCGGGCGTCATCCTGTCGAGTCCGGTCTGGCTGTACGAGCTGTTCGCGTTCGTCTCCCCCGGCCTCACGCCCCGCGAGAGGCGGATGACGGCCGGCTACACAACCGCCGCGATCGTCCTGTTCGCCGGCGGGTGCGCTCTCGGGTTCACGATCTTCCCGCACGTCGTGGAAGTGCTGACGAGCTTCTCCTCCGACCAGGACAATTCGATCCTGAACGCGAGCACCTACGTCGACTTCGTGGTGAAGCTCGTCGCGGCGACGGGCGTGGCCTTCGTCCTGCCCGTCTTCGTCGTGCTGCTCAACGCCGTGGGTCTGGTCTCGTCCTCGACCATCCGACGCCATTGGCGCATCGTCGTCGTCGCCATCGTCCTCTTCAGCGCGCTGGTGACGCCCGCGGCCGACGTCCTGTCCATGTTCCTGGTGGCCGCGCCCATGTCGGCGCTGTTCGCCGCCGCCCTCGTGATCACGCACCTCGCCGACCGTCGGCGTGCGCGTCGCGACGCCCTCGACCGGAGATGA
- a CDS encoding carbohydrate-binding domain-containing protein codes for MRRRLIPFALPLAVAGLVLAGCAVTAQPGSSTDTSTSTSQTTTETIAEVDSTIPAAAADLLAANADGTVVKDDEWSIADAVDVTLSGATATSSSSAVAVDGSTVTISAAGVYRLSGTLDGQVVVDAPEDALVVLVLDGATVTNADGSAIHVVSADDVAVNLAAGSTNTITGASSADADASAAIYADTDLTISGSGSLTVTDSGNDGISATDDLAIIGGTITVDAADDGLRGKDSLVVKDGAVSITAGGDALKSDQTDDATQGYVWIAGGTIDATAGDDGIDAQTDAVVTGGAITLATDDDGIHSETALAIAGGQIDITRSYEGIESADIRIAGGATSVTSSDDGVNASGNSTSGGGGMGGGGGMQDSGETLTISGGTLRIDADGDGLDSNGTISMTGGEVTVYGPTSNGNGALDSNGGITVSGGTLVAIGSSGMAESPETSSAQGWLAAAVDGSDGSSIQITDATGAVIASYTGVKDFQTVVFSSAAISSGQSYTVTVDGTATTVAAGQAVSGGMGGGMGGGRP; via the coding sequence ATGCGCCGCCGCCTGATCCCCTTCGCCCTCCCGCTGGCCGTGGCCGGCCTCGTCCTCGCCGGGTGCGCCGTCACCGCTCAACCGGGGTCCTCGACCGACACGTCGACCTCGACGTCGCAGACCACTACCGAGACCATCGCCGAGGTGGACTCGACCATCCCCGCGGCGGCCGCCGACCTTCTCGCGGCGAACGCCGACGGAACGGTCGTGAAGGACGACGAATGGAGCATCGCGGATGCCGTCGACGTCACCCTCTCCGGTGCCACCGCGACGAGCAGTTCGTCGGCGGTCGCCGTCGACGGGTCGACCGTGACGATCTCCGCCGCCGGCGTCTACCGCCTGAGCGGCACCCTCGACGGTCAGGTGGTCGTGGACGCGCCCGAGGACGCGCTCGTCGTCCTCGTGCTCGACGGCGCGACCGTGACGAACGCCGACGGCTCGGCGATCCACGTGGTCTCCGCCGACGACGTGGCCGTGAATCTCGCGGCGGGTTCGACGAACACGATCACGGGGGCGAGCTCGGCCGACGCCGACGCGAGCGCGGCGATCTACGCCGACACCGACCTGACGATCTCGGGCTCGGGGTCGCTCACGGTCACCGACTCGGGCAACGACGGGATCTCCGCCACCGACGACCTCGCGATCATCGGCGGCACGATCACCGTGGATGCCGCCGACGACGGTCTCCGCGGCAAGGACTCGCTGGTGGTGAAGGACGGAGCCGTCTCGATCACCGCGGGCGGCGATGCGCTCAAGAGCGATCAGACCGACGACGCCACGCAGGGATACGTCTGGATCGCCGGGGGCACCATCGACGCGACCGCGGGCGACGACGGCATCGACGCGCAGACCGACGCCGTCGTCACCGGCGGCGCGATCACTCTCGCGACCGACGACGACGGCATCCATTCCGAAACGGCTCTGGCCATCGCCGGCGGACAGATCGACATCACCCGCTCGTACGAGGGAATCGAGTCGGCCGACATCCGCATCGCCGGCGGAGCGACGAGCGTGACCTCGTCGGACGACGGCGTGAACGCGTCCGGGAACTCGACGTCGGGCGGTGGCGGCATGGGCGGAGGCGGAGGCATGCAGGACTCCGGCGAGACGCTCACCATCTCGGGAGGAACCCTGCGGATCGACGCCGACGGCGACGGGCTGGACTCCAACGGCACGATCTCGATGACCGGGGGCGAGGTCACGGTCTACGGCCCGACCTCGAACGGCAACGGCGCGCTCGACTCCAACGGCGGCATCACGGTCTCCGGCGGCACGCTCGTGGCGATCGGCAGCAGCGGCATGGCCGAATCCCCGGAGACGTCGTCGGCGCAGGGCTGGCTCGCCGCCGCGGTCGACGGCTCCGACGGCTCGTCGATCCAGATCACGGATGCCACGGGCGCGGTGATCGCGTCCTACACCGGTGTGAAGGACTTCCAGACGGTGGTGTTCTCGTCCGCCGCGATCAGCTCCGGTCAGTCGTACACCGTGACGGTGGACGGCACGGCGACGACGGTGGCGGCCGGTCAGGCCGTGTCCGGCGGGATGGGAGGAGGGATGGGCGGCGGCCGCCCCTGA